The following are from one region of the Phaenicophaeus curvirostris isolate KB17595 chromosome 36, BPBGC_Pcur_1.0, whole genome shotgun sequence genome:
- the LOC138732725 gene encoding BUD13 homolog, with protein MAAQGLSMAEYLQRYLSGPEAAQPRRRREKKPAGSAGRGGMRIVDDDVSWYSITATQEEEEEDDGDMPVVSEFIDERPDVVKLMEAFRTNTKWKLLGDRNGDSQSSDVLAAYRSTVRWKRHDNPDLSPPRRQRHDTPELSPPSWKRYNSPYISLLRRKWKRHDTPDLLPPRRQRHDTPEFSPPRRKRYDSPYISLLRWKRQNTPNLSTPKRKRHDSPDLSPPKRKWHDTPDLSPAKQKHRDLLDLSPPRRQRHDTPEPTPPRRQRHDTPEPTPPRRQRHDTPEPTPLPSPPRRQRHDTPEPSPPRRQRHDTPEPSPPRRQRHDTPEPTPPRASSALGKKSCKAPEKSQLWGAQGEQSRLRPGVSAKSLSRLKRQATPDLSPPRKKRYNSDSDSSPPWRKRAASLSLKKQSRTKGGFQNTSDADLSPPRNREARGSPKKANVMFSGVKAGLVSADVLRREQQELRRNERNTKHLEEESQHAETVYRDKSGRKRDLMREWLEQRQKAEAQSKRDAQYAKWGKGLVQERQQQQNVEDAIKEMQKPLARYIDDEDLDRMLREHEREGDPMADLIKKRKAKENKEKEKPRYEGPAPPLNRFNIWPGHCWDGVDRSNGFEQQRFARIANKKAVQELAYKWSVEDM; from the exons ATGGCGGCGCAGGGCCTGTCGATGGCTGAGTACCTGCAGCGCTACCTGAGCGGCCCCGAGGCCGCCCAGCCCCGCCGGCGCCGCGAGAAGAAGCCGGCAGGATCCGCCGGCAGAGGCGG GATGCGGATTGTGGATGACGATGTCAGCTGGTATAGCATTACTGCtacacaggaggaggaggaggaggacgatgGGGACATGCCTGTG gTCTCAGAATTTATTGACGAGCGTCCAGATGTAGTGAAGCTCATGGAGGCCTTCCGGACAAATACAAAGTGGAAACTTCTAGGAG aCCGGAATGGAGACTCGCAGAGTTCAGATGTTTTAGCAGCCTATCGTTCTACTGTGAG ATGGAAGCGTCATGACAACCCAGACCTGTCACCTCCGAGGCGGCAGCGTCACGACACTCCAGAGCTCTCGCCTCCAAGCTGGAAGCGTTACAACTCTCCGTATATCTCGCTGCTGAGACGGAA ATGGAAGCGTCATGACACCCCAGACCTGTTACCTCCAAGGCGGCAGCGTCATGACACTCCAGAGTTCTCGCCTCCAAGACGGAAGCGTTACGACTCTCCGTATATCTCGCTGCTGAGATGGAAGCGTCAGAACACCCCAAACCTGTCAACTCCTAAGCGAAAGCGACACGATTCCCCAGACTTATCACCACCAAAACGGAAATGGCATGACACCCCAGACCTGTCACCTGCTAAGCAAAAGCATCGTGACTTGCTGGACCTTTCACCTCCGCGGCGCCAGCGCCACGACACCCCGGAGCCGACACCTCCGCGGCGCCAGCGCCACGACACCCCGGAGCCGACACCTCCGCGGCGCCAGCGCCACGACACCCCGGAGCCGACACCTCTG CCGTCGCCTCCGCGGCGCCAGCGCCACGACACCCCGGAGCCGTCACCTCCGCGGCGCCAGCGCCACGACACCCCGGAGCCGTCGCCTCCGCGGCGCCAGCGCCACGACACCCCGGAGCCGACCCCTCCGCG TGCCAGTTCAGCGCTGGGGAAAAAGAGCTGTAAAGCCCCAGAGAAGTCGCAGTTATGGGGAGCCCAGGGAGAGCAATCTCGGCTCAGGCCTGGTGTCTCTGCGAAGTCGTTGTCGCGCCTGAAGCGTCAGGCCACTCCAGATCTGTCTCCTCCACGGAAGAAGAGGTACAATTCCGACTCAGATTCATCACCGCCTTGGAGGAAGAGAGCTGCTTCACTGAGtctgaaaaagcagagcagaacaaaag GGGGTTTCCAGAACACCTCCGATGCTGACCTCTCGCCTCCCCGCAACCGTGAGGCTAGAGGGTCTCCCAAGAAG GCAAATGTGATGTTTTCCGGGGTGAAAGCTGGCTTGGTGTCGGCTGATGTGCTGcggagggagcagcaggagctccGGAGGAATGAGAGGAATACCAAGCACTTGGAAG AGGAATCCCAACATGCTGAGACCGTCTATCGAGACAAGTCCGGCCGTAAGAGAGACCTGATGCGGGAGTGGctggagcagaggcagaaagcCGAAGCACAGTCCAAGAGAGATGCACAGTACGCCAAGTGGGGAAAAGG GCTGGTGCAGGAGaggcaacagcagcagaatgtGGAAGATGCGATAAAGGAGATGCAGAAGCCGTTGGCCCGTTATATCGATGATGAGGATCTGGATCGGATGCTGCGGGAGCACGAGAGAGAAGGGGACCCCATGGCTGACCTCATCAAGAAAAGGAAGgccaaggaaaacaaagaaaaag AAAAACCCAGGTACGAGGGACCAGCACCTCCGCTCAACAGGTTTAACATATGGCCTGGGCATTGCTGGGACGGTGTGGACAG GTCCAATGGATTTGAGCAGCAGCGCTTTGCCAGGATCGCCAACAAGAAGGCAGTTCAGGAGCTCGCCTACAAGTGGAGCGTtgaagacatgtag